A genome region from Nymphalis io chromosome Z, ilAglIoxx1.1, whole genome shotgun sequence includes the following:
- the LOC126780560 gene encoding GRB2-associated-binding protein 1 encodes MSKNIVFEGWLTKSPPSKRIWRTKWRRRWFALRQSGELPGQYFLDYYADRNCRRLKGTINLDFCEQVDAGLHMERTNQGAPDPKLRGSVFTIQTQSRTYHLEADCESEMEKWVAAICSVCGLRATDETPSYSGIYQNHSVAVDNHPNTSSRNNSNVTTPTVNGQVTTMPVVNNVNYGTIAANGQQHSLVSNDEDNAIAIANDEYECGESTGPYIPISECITGVRAPDTQRAFTFDPKNIVTSTKTFDKSDASNKFKTYSYHGTPQIRINNVAVESENDSNSEDECRSLNASQYNIGEVTVAKSFTRLNINSQRSNGTSYDGPPVPPRPPKTFSLNKDLAHRESFHGPKVQEPIELQENTSPFPWMRLPRPTHHNTAPSSPGRSVISHCVRTTDDEDDAAMGHSMQYCNLSTLPPAVDRALKPRHSSHSIGNMYNFSGLGICDETKPDVLQYLDLDLHTSTPPSSNPQDFKKLNIIHGKSHSSADADSAYKTVDFLKTEAFNITRQDAEASRSVQQ; translated from the exons atgtcgaAAAACATAGTATTCGAGGGTTGGCTAACGAAATCACCACCTTCGAAACGCATTTGGAGAAct AAATGGCGGAGAAGGTGGTTTGCCTTGCGACAGTCGGGTGAGCTCCCAGGGCAATATTTCCTAGATTATTATGCCGACCGTAATTGCAGACGGCTCAAGGGTACTATCAACTTAGATTTCTGTGAACAG GTAGATGCAGGATTGCATATGGAACGTACAAATCAAGGAGCACCAGACCCGAAGCTACGCGGCTCTGTATTCACAATTCAAACGCAATCACGGACATACCATCTTGAAGCTGATTGTGAATCCGAAATGGAAAAATGGGTCGCTGCTATCTGTAGTGTATGTGGCTTGCGAGCAACTGACGAAACACCCAGCTATTCTG gcaTATATCAAAACCATTCAGTGGCTGTAGACAATCATCCGAATACGAGTTCAAGAAATAATTCTAATGTTACAACACCTACTGTCAATGGTCAGGTTACCACAATGCCGGTTGTAAATAATGTTAACTACGGTACTATAGCTGCAAATGGTCAACAACATTCCTTGGTTTCTAACGATGAAGACAATGCCATAGCCATCGCAAACGATGAGTATGAATGCGGTGAAAGTACCGGACCATATATCCCAATATCAGAATGCATTACAGGTGTTCGTGCTCcg GATACTCAAAGAGCGTTCACTTTTGATCCTAAAAATATCGTAACCAGTACAAAGACCTTTGACAAGTCAGACGCTAGCAACAAATTCAAAACATATTCGTATCACGGCACACCTCAGATACGCATTAACAATGTTGCAGTTGAATCGGAAAACGATTCTAACAGCGAGGACGAATGTAGATCACTGAACGCTAGTCAATATAACATAG GAGAGGTAACGGTGGCAAAAAGTTTCACAAGGTTGAACATAAATTCACAACGCAGTAATGGAACTAGCTATGAtg GACCGCCGGTGCCTCCGCGTCCACCGAAAACGTTCTCATTGAACAAAGATCTAGCTCATCGTGAATCTTTCCATGGACCGAAAGTTCAAGAACCAATCGAGCTTCAAGAAAATACT TCTCCATTTCCCTGGATGCGTTTGCCACGTCCAACGCACCACAACACGGCACCTTCGTCTCCCGGCCGTTCTGTCATCAGTCACTGCGTCCGGACCACGGACGATGAAGATGACGCCGCCATGGGACAT TCGATGCAGTATTGCAATCTTTCGACGCTACCGCCAGCTGTGGATAGGGCGTTAAAGCCTCGTCATTCAAGTCACAGCATCGGCAATATGTACAACTTCTCTGGATTG GGAATATGTGACGAAACGAAACCGGACGTATTGCAGTATTTAGATCTTGATCTACATACGTCTACCCCTCCGTCGTCTAAT ccCCAAGACTTCAAGAAGCTAAACATTATACATGGAAAATCGCATTCCTCCGCTGATGCGGATTCCGCGTATAAAACCGTAGACTTCTTGAAGACAGAGGCATTTAACATCACCCGTCAGGATGCCGAAGCATCTCGGAGTGTGCAACAATGA